Proteins encoded together in one Variovorax paradoxus window:
- a CDS encoding RluA family pseudouridine synthase — MVPETAEADESADPVESCELRPFAIGAAEHGQRLDRALAVLVPEFSRNYLQQLIEAGAVELEGRTVLKASATVRAGQAGRIELRPTPQSQAFRPEVMNLVTVHEDEHLRIIDKPAGLVVHPAPGHWSGTLLNGLLALDPKASLLPRAGIVHRLDRDTSGLMVVARTRAAMDAMVALIAAREVKRQYLAVAHKPWTGAAARQVDAPIGRDPRNRLRMAVVDLERHPGKTARTLIERLDSNAQGCAVRCTLETGRTHQIRVHMASIGHPLVGDALYGGAPAAGLERQALHAFRLAFVHPVTQAPMEFRSPPPADLVHALQTWGLDYNRA; from the coding sequence CTGGTGCCTGAAACAGCCGAGGCCGACGAGAGCGCCGACCCGGTCGAATCCTGCGAGCTTCGGCCCTTCGCCATAGGGGCGGCCGAGCACGGCCAGCGGCTGGACCGTGCATTGGCCGTCCTGGTGCCGGAATTTTCTCGCAACTATCTGCAACAGCTGATCGAAGCCGGGGCGGTGGAGCTGGAGGGGCGCACGGTGCTGAAGGCTTCGGCCACTGTGCGCGCGGGGCAGGCCGGCCGCATCGAATTGCGCCCCACGCCGCAAAGCCAGGCGTTCCGGCCCGAGGTCATGAACCTCGTGACGGTGCACGAAGACGAGCACCTGCGAATCATCGACAAGCCGGCGGGCCTGGTGGTGCACCCGGCGCCGGGCCATTGGAGCGGCACGCTCCTGAACGGGCTCCTGGCGCTCGACCCAAAGGCTTCGCTGCTGCCGCGCGCCGGCATCGTGCACCGGCTCGACCGCGACACCAGCGGGCTGATGGTGGTGGCGCGGACCCGCGCCGCCATGGACGCGATGGTGGCTCTGATTGCCGCGCGCGAAGTAAAGCGGCAGTACCTTGCCGTGGCCCACAAGCCCTGGACCGGCGCAGCCGCCCGCCAGGTCGACGCGCCCATCGGCCGCGACCCGCGCAACCGTTTGCGCATGGCGGTGGTCGATCTGGAGCGGCATCCGGGAAAGACCGCACGCACGCTCATCGAGCGCCTAGACAGCAATGCGCAGGGCTGCGCGGTGCGGTGCACGCTCGAAACCGGGCGGACCCACCAGATCCGGGTGCACATGGCGTCCATCGGGCATCCGTTGGTTGGCGATGCGCTTTATGGAGGCGCCCCCGCCGCCGGACTGGAGCGGCAGGCGCTGCATGCCTTCAGGCTGGCGTTCGTGCACCCCGTCACTCAGGCGCCGATGGAATTTCGCTCCCCTCCACCGGCCGATCTTGTCCATGCGCTGCAGACCTGGGGGCTGGATTACAATCGCGCCTGA
- a CDS encoding DUF465 domain-containing protein, protein MDSNLHSLSRQLIELRIEHADLDATIDRLAEALPQDELLLRRLKKRRLGLRDQIVRLENLLDPREPA, encoded by the coding sequence TTGGACTCCAATCTCCATTCCCTTTCCCGCCAATTGATCGAGTTGCGCATCGAACATGCCGACCTTGATGCCACCATCGACCGCCTGGCCGAGGCCTTGCCGCAGGACGAACTGCTGCTGCGGCGCCTGAAGAAGCGCCGCCTCGGGCTGCGCGACCAGATCGTGCGGCTCGAAAACCTGCTCGATCCGAGAGAACCCGCGTGA
- the scpB gene encoding SMC-Scp complex subunit ScpB, producing the protein MNTADAKRILETALICSSQPLPVRDMRVLFDDELGVDTIKVLLLELQEDWAQRGLELVNVASGWRFQSRPEMRDHLDRLHPEKPPRYTRAALETLAIIAYRQPVTRGDMEDIRGVTINSLILKQLEDRGWVEVIGHRETVGRPALYATTRQFLDDLGLASLDQLPLIETPAQQAALVDALDQASGNQPGLPMDIASESDADASASADAALEAELTLPDGGSPEPTENPVQDESQSVEANTEAVEPAEATAAVEATEAAAAQFAEDAASAEDPADVPPPHEAEPPVALESEEVPSPDETDPHAVSPGKTS; encoded by the coding sequence ATGAATACGGCGGATGCCAAGCGCATTCTAGAAACCGCCTTGATCTGTTCGAGCCAGCCGCTGCCAGTGCGCGACATGCGCGTGCTGTTCGACGACGAGCTGGGCGTGGACACCATCAAGGTGCTGTTGCTTGAACTGCAGGAAGACTGGGCGCAACGCGGCCTGGAGCTGGTGAACGTCGCCAGCGGCTGGCGCTTTCAAAGCCGGCCGGAGATGCGCGACCATCTCGATCGCCTGCACCCTGAAAAGCCGCCGCGCTACACGCGGGCCGCTCTCGAGACGCTGGCCATCATTGCCTACCGCCAGCCGGTCACGCGCGGCGACATGGAAGACATTCGCGGCGTCACCATCAATTCCCTCATCTTGAAGCAGCTCGAGGATCGTGGCTGGGTCGAGGTGATCGGACACCGCGAAACCGTCGGACGGCCAGCGCTTTACGCCACCACACGGCAGTTTCTCGATGATCTCGGCCTGGCATCCCTCGACCAGTTGCCGCTGATCGAGACGCCGGCCCAGCAGGCGGCATTGGTCGATGCGCTCGACCAGGCCTCCGGCAACCAGCCGGGGCTGCCGATGGACATCGCGAGCGAATCCGACGCCGATGCCTCCGCCTCAGCAGACGCGGCGCTGGAAGCGGAATTGACCCTGCCCGATGGCGGGAGCCCCGAGCCCACGGAAAACCCGGTGCAAGACGAGTCGCAGTCCGTCGAGGCGAACACCGAAGCAGTTGAGCCGGCCGAAGCGACTGCAGCCGTCGAGGCGACTGAAGCCGCCGCAGCGCAGTTCGCTGAAGACGCGGCCTCTGCCGAAGACCCGGCAGACGTTCCACCCCCACACGAAGCCGAGCCTCCCGTTGCGCTCGAATCCGAAGAAGTCCCGTCGCCCGACGAGACCGATCCCCACGCTGTTTCCCCCGGAAAAACCTCATGA
- a CDS encoding ATP-dependent DNA helicase, producing MTDTLENKVRDAFAHGGALSRAAEQFRERSGQTEMALAVARTIEDGGVLVVEAGTGVGKTFSYLVPALLSGERVLLSTATKTLQDQLFGRDLPRLVEALELPVRTALLKGRASYLCLHRLDLARHDASLPERGSLRTLAKIEQWSKATRTGDLAELPGLDERSPLIPLITSTRENCLGAQCPQFKPCHVNLARREALAADVVVINHHLFFADLAVRETGMAELLPTVSVVVFDEAHQLNETGVQFLGAQLGSGQALDFARDLLGAGLQHARGLVDWQQLAAAVERAARELRLAVGKQWPGTKLRWVGPAPEGIDPGIWQGALDDFQHAFEMAAEGLDTVSEISPDFVRLYERAQQLAKRAARFALPCEVESVRWVDVGTQLRLVESPLDIAEAMRTRVLKISHGEPELDAYGEEQEDSRPAPEDSGRAWIFTSATLGGEPTLRWFTEPCGLGDAEVLRVQSPFDYAAQAGLYVPRAFPKPNDASHSARVAQLAARGASELGGRTLVLTTTLRALRAIGDEMKQQFERLEADVRPEVLVQGELPKRVLMDRFREGAEGGRAGCVLVASASFWEGFDAPGDALQLVVIDKLPFPPPNDPLVEARSQRLEAQGRSSFSDYSLPEAAVALKQGAGRLIRRETDCGVLAICDTRLVAMGYGRRLLSALPPMRRLESEADFEAAISDLKNSLSA from the coding sequence GTGACCGACACACTCGAGAACAAGGTGCGCGACGCCTTCGCGCACGGCGGTGCGCTTTCCCGTGCTGCCGAGCAGTTTCGCGAACGCTCGGGGCAAACCGAAATGGCGCTGGCCGTGGCACGCACCATCGAAGACGGCGGCGTGCTGGTGGTGGAGGCCGGCACCGGCGTGGGCAAGACCTTCTCGTATCTCGTGCCGGCGTTGCTGAGCGGTGAGCGCGTGCTGCTGTCGACTGCCACCAAGACATTGCAGGACCAGCTCTTCGGCCGCGATTTGCCGCGCCTGGTAGAGGCACTCGAACTGCCGGTGCGAACAGCACTGCTCAAGGGGCGCGCAAGCTATTTGTGCCTGCACCGGCTCGACCTTGCGCGGCACGATGCCTCGCTGCCCGAGCGAGGCAGCCTGCGAACGCTCGCGAAGATCGAGCAATGGTCCAAGGCCACCCGAACGGGCGACCTGGCCGAGCTTCCCGGTCTGGACGAGCGCTCGCCGCTTATCCCGCTGATCACTTCCACGCGCGAGAACTGCCTGGGCGCGCAGTGTCCGCAGTTCAAGCCCTGCCACGTCAACCTCGCACGGCGCGAGGCGCTGGCAGCCGATGTGGTGGTCATCAACCACCACTTGTTCTTTGCGGATCTCGCAGTGCGCGAAACCGGCATGGCGGAGCTGCTGCCCACCGTGAGCGTCGTCGTGTTCGACGAGGCCCACCAGCTCAACGAGACCGGTGTGCAGTTTCTCGGGGCGCAACTCGGCAGCGGCCAGGCGCTCGATTTCGCGCGCGATCTGCTTGGCGCGGGCCTCCAGCATGCGCGCGGACTGGTCGACTGGCAGCAGCTGGCGGCGGCCGTCGAGCGCGCGGCGCGCGAATTGCGTCTTGCGGTCGGCAAGCAGTGGCCCGGCACCAAGCTGCGCTGGGTGGGGCCCGCGCCTGAAGGCATCGATCCCGGCATCTGGCAGGGCGCGCTCGACGACTTCCAGCATGCATTCGAAATGGCGGCCGAAGGGCTCGATACCGTCAGCGAGATATCGCCCGACTTCGTGCGCCTGTACGAGCGGGCGCAGCAACTCGCCAAGCGCGCTGCGCGTTTCGCGCTGCCTTGCGAGGTCGAGTCGGTGCGCTGGGTCGACGTAGGCACGCAATTGCGCCTGGTCGAATCGCCGCTCGACATTGCCGAGGCAATGCGCACGCGCGTGCTCAAGATCAGCCATGGCGAGCCTGAACTCGATGCCTACGGCGAAGAACAGGAGGACAGCCGCCCGGCGCCGGAAGACAGCGGGCGCGCCTGGATCTTCACTTCCGCCACGCTGGGCGGCGAGCCCACGCTGCGCTGGTTCACCGAGCCGTGCGGCCTGGGCGATGCCGAGGTGCTGCGCGTGCAGAGCCCGTTCGACTACGCCGCGCAGGCGGGGCTTTATGTGCCGCGAGCCTTTCCAAAACCCAACGATGCCTCTCACAGCGCGCGCGTTGCGCAACTGGCCGCGCGCGGCGCCAGCGAACTCGGCGGCCGCACGCTGGTGTTGACGACCACGCTGCGTGCATTGCGCGCCATCGGCGACGAAATGAAGCAGCAGTTCGAACGGCTGGAAGCCGACGTGCGGCCAGAGGTGCTGGTGCAGGGCGAACTGCCCAAGCGCGTGCTCATGGACCGCTTCCGCGAAGGTGCGGAAGGCGGCCGCGCCGGTTGCGTACTGGTTGCATCCGCATCGTTCTGGGAGGGCTTCGACGCGCCGGGCGACGCACTGCAACTGGTGGTGATCGATAAGCTGCCGTTTCCTCCACCCAACGATCCATTGGTCGAAGCGCGCTCGCAGCGGCTCGAAGCCCAGGGCCGCAGTTCGTTCAGCGACTATTCCCTGCCCGAGGCGGCCGTGGCGCTGAAGCAGGGCGCCGGGCGGCTGATTCGCCGCGAAACCGATTGCGGGGTGCTTGCGATCTGCGACACCCGCCTGGTGGCCATGGGCTACGGACGGCGGTTGTTGTCCGCGCTGCCCCCGATGCGGAGACTGGAGAGCGAAGCTGATTTCGAGGCGGCCATCAGCGACCTGAAGAATTCGCTCTCAGCCTGA
- a CDS encoding PP2C family protein-serine/threonine phosphatase, with the protein MTLGFRLAAATGLHKGDRPYQQDQVLMMSHPRAPGCMLGVVADGMGGRSGGRKASDQVLMTARQLFTRYHPDRDSSTAVLRQLLEDAHTVIKLTALSSEQEPHSTLAAFLMNPKGDCAWIHAGDSRIYHFQDGELVTRTRDHSYVQVLVDRGEISEAEANVHPKGNILLGCLGMTTTPPPVEPHYIPAMQPGDLLMACSDGLWHYFSPEELASVLYSEQPRDAVEILVGEARRRARGTGDNISIAVLKLEALPAEV; encoded by the coding sequence ATGACCCTAGGCTTTCGACTTGCCGCCGCAACCGGCCTCCACAAGGGAGACCGCCCCTACCAGCAGGACCAGGTGCTGATGATGAGCCATCCGCGCGCGCCGGGCTGCATGCTGGGCGTGGTGGCCGACGGCATGGGCGGGCGCAGCGGCGGACGCAAGGCCTCCGACCAGGTGCTGATGACGGCACGCCAGCTTTTCACCCGCTATCACCCTGATCGAGACAGCTCCACGGCGGTGCTGCGGCAGCTGCTCGAAGACGCGCATACGGTGATCAAGCTCACTGCCCTGTCGAGCGAGCAGGAGCCGCACAGCACACTGGCGGCCTTTCTCATGAACCCCAAGGGCGACTGCGCCTGGATCCATGCCGGCGACTCCCGCATCTATCACTTCCAGGACGGCGAGCTCGTCACGCGCACGCGCGATCACTCCTATGTGCAGGTGCTCGTCGACCGCGGCGAGATCAGCGAGGCCGAGGCCAATGTCCATCCCAAGGGCAACATTCTCCTGGGCTGCCTCGGCATGACGACGACCCCGCCGCCGGTCGAGCCCCACTACATTCCGGCCATGCAGCCCGGCGACCTGCTCATGGCATGCAGCGATGGGCTCTGGCACTACTTCAGCCCCGAGGAGCTGGCCAGCGTGTTGTATTCGGAGCAGCCGCGCGACGCGGTTGAAATCCTGGTGGGCGAGGCGCGGCGCCGCGCCCGCGGCACCGGCGACAACATCTCCATTGCGGTATTGAAGCTCGAAGCGCTTCCGGCAGAAGTCTGA
- a CDS encoding outer membrane protein assembly factor BamD: MFRAKLSVPSWIALSAAALLAAGCSSTPTADKTASWSPNRIYAEAKDEAGSGAYDKAVPLYEKLEGRAAGTPLAQQAQLEKAYAQYKAGEKAAAVSTLDRFMKLHPASPALDYALYLKGVINFNDDLGMFAFLTRQDLSERDQKAAKESFESFKELVTRFPASRYAPDARQRMNYIVNSLAQYEVHVARYYYSRGAYLAAINRAQLALSDYREVPALEEALYIIVRSYDALGMKDLRDDAQRVLTTNYPQSEYLARGFKGKDDPWWKVW, translated from the coding sequence ATGTTTCGCGCCAAATTATCGGTCCCCTCCTGGATCGCGCTCAGCGCAGCAGCGCTGCTTGCAGCCGGCTGCTCCTCCACCCCCACCGCCGACAAGACGGCGAGCTGGAGCCCCAACCGTATTTACGCCGAAGCCAAGGACGAAGCCGGCTCCGGTGCCTACGACAAGGCCGTGCCCCTGTACGAGAAGCTCGAAGGCCGCGCCGCCGGCACGCCGCTCGCACAGCAGGCCCAGCTCGAGAAGGCCTACGCGCAATACAAGGCCGGCGAAAAGGCCGCCGCCGTTTCCACGCTCGACCGCTTCATGAAGCTGCACCCGGCGAGCCCGGCGCTCGACTACGCGCTGTACCTCAAGGGCGTGATCAACTTCAACGATGACCTCGGCATGTTCGCGTTCCTGACGCGGCAAGACCTTTCCGAACGCGATCAGAAGGCGGCCAAGGAATCCTTCGAATCGTTCAAGGAGCTCGTGACGCGCTTCCCCGCGTCGCGCTATGCCCCTGACGCGCGCCAGCGCATGAACTACATCGTGAACTCGCTCGCGCAGTACGAAGTGCACGTCGCACGCTACTACTACTCGCGCGGCGCGTACCTCGCGGCCATCAACCGGGCGCAGCTTGCGCTGTCCGACTACCGCGAAGTGCCCGCACTCGAAGAAGCGCTGTACATCATCGTTCGCTCCTACGACGCACTCGGCATGAAGGACCTGCGCGACGACGCCCAGCGCGTGCTGACCACCAACTATCCGCAAAGCGAGTACCTCGCCCGCGGCTTCAAGGGCAAGGACGACCCGTGGTGGAAGGTCTGGTAA
- a CDS encoding pseudouridine synthase → MSPSDTDDAAIVPVQPESEKKEAITEASGPSSDSDAGASAPAAAEGEAPKKKRAPRRKKTVEPAAGDDAAAATPAENPEPVTEPAAEAAPAAAPAPAADAERQERREEEGARSQYDDEEEEEEPDEEEDDLDRARRAAEREQRNALPPEPIRFADVISGQFDADEESPEVPPLKRVLLPEADSPKLHKVLAQAGLGSRLEMEALILQGRISVNNEPAHIGQRIQYGDQVKINGKPIRYRIAPPPPRVIAYHKPVGEVVTHDDPQNRPTVFRKLPRLQQGKWQSVGRLDLNTEGLLLFSSSGDLANQLMHPRFGLEREYAVRVLGALSADEKKKLLEGVRLDDGMAQFGTIEEGGGEGSNCWYRVTISEGRNREVRRLFESVGHAVSRLIRIRYGAMVLPRGLKRGAWMELDERDISALFQASGGGAPRPQQQQRGPGGQDGAGGGRNGRNKKRRGNRNAGGGQPPRDMREPRDDGREPPIPNPLGDGRPPRGDRGGRGNRGGGGNAAMPPQGRRGNNNNRGNRQGEERPPSGANQPDPMKTSLGYIGADSFSRQRKEQRQGPGRRGGGGSAGGGFGGQGGPGGNRRRGR, encoded by the coding sequence ATGAGCCCCTCCGACACCGACGACGCGGCAATCGTGCCGGTCCAGCCCGAATCCGAAAAAAAAGAGGCGATCACGGAAGCGTCCGGCCCTTCTTCGGATTCCGACGCAGGCGCATCCGCTCCAGCTGCCGCCGAGGGTGAAGCTCCCAAGAAAAAGCGTGCTCCGCGCCGCAAGAAGACCGTAGAACCAGCTGCTGGGGACGATGCCGCGGCGGCCACACCTGCGGAAAATCCCGAGCCGGTGACCGAGCCCGCGGCTGAAGCCGCCCCTGCGGCGGCCCCCGCTCCTGCCGCAGATGCCGAACGCCAGGAGCGCCGCGAGGAAGAGGGCGCTCGCAGCCAGTACGACGACGAAGAAGAGGAAGAAGAGCCCGACGAGGAAGAAGACGACCTCGACCGCGCGCGCCGTGCCGCCGAGCGCGAGCAGCGCAATGCGCTGCCGCCCGAGCCGATCCGTTTCGCAGACGTCATTTCAGGCCAGTTCGACGCCGACGAGGAAAGCCCCGAAGTCCCTCCGCTCAAGCGCGTGCTGCTTCCTGAAGCCGACTCGCCCAAGCTGCACAAGGTGCTGGCCCAGGCCGGCCTCGGCTCGCGGCTCGAAATGGAAGCGCTGATTCTCCAGGGGCGCATTTCGGTCAACAACGAACCGGCCCACATCGGCCAGCGCATCCAGTACGGCGACCAGGTCAAGATCAACGGCAAGCCGATCCGCTACCGCATCGCGCCGCCTCCGCCGCGCGTCATCGCGTATCACAAGCCCGTGGGCGAGGTCGTCACGCACGACGACCCGCAGAACCGTCCGACGGTGTTCCGCAAGCTGCCTCGGCTGCAGCAGGGCAAGTGGCAATCGGTCGGCCGGCTCGACTTGAACACCGAAGGCCTGCTGCTGTTCAGCAGCTCCGGCGATCTGGCCAACCAGCTGATGCACCCCCGCTTCGGCCTGGAGCGCGAGTACGCCGTGCGCGTGCTCGGTGCACTCAGCGCCGACGAAAAGAAGAAGCTGCTCGAAGGCGTGCGTCTCGACGATGGCATGGCCCAGTTCGGCACCATCGAAGAGGGCGGCGGCGAAGGCTCGAACTGCTGGTATCGCGTCACCATTTCCGAGGGCCGCAACCGCGAAGTGCGGCGCCTGTTCGAATCGGTCGGGCACGCGGTCAGCCGCCTGATCCGTATCCGCTACGGTGCCATGGTGCTTCCACGCGGCCTGAAACGCGGCGCCTGGATGGAACTCGACGAGCGCGACATCAGCGCGTTGTTCCAGGCCTCCGGCGGCGGTGCGCCGCGTCCGCAGCAACAGCAGCGCGGACCGGGCGGGCAAGATGGCGCGGGTGGCGGCCGGAACGGACGCAACAAGAAGCGCCGCGGCAATCGCAACGCCGGTGGCGGCCAACCGCCGCGCGACATGCGCGAACCACGCGACGACGGCCGCGAGCCGCCCATTCCGAATCCGCTGGGCGACGGCCGTCCGCCGCGTGGCGATCGTGGAGGGCGCGGCAACCGGGGCGGCGGAGGCAATGCGGCCATGCCGCCGCAAGGGCGGCGTGGCAACAACAACAACCGTGGCAACCGCCAGGGCGAAGAGCGTCCGCCAAGCGGCGCGAACCAGCCCGATCCCATGAAGACCTCGCTGGGCTATATCGGCGCCGACAGCTTTTCGCGCCAGCGGAAAGAGCAGCGCCAAGGCCCGGGACGCCGCGGAGGGGGTGGTTCTGCAGGCGGCGGCTTCGGCGGGCAGGGCGGCCCGGGCGGAAACCGGCGTCGCGGGCGCTGA